Proteins from a genomic interval of Harpia harpyja isolate bHarHar1 chromosome 7, bHarHar1 primary haplotype, whole genome shotgun sequence:
- the KMO gene encoding kynurenine 3-monooxygenase, translated as MEPSDPQGKRVAIVGGGLVGALNACFFARRGFHVDVYEAREDIRVASFTRGRSINLALSHRGRQALRAVGMEEQIVSKGIPMQARRIHTPSGKKYSIPYGKKNQYILSVDRANLNRELLTAAEKYSNTKLYFGHKLLGCNAELGKLTIQRSDQRPLEFIYDLIVGCDGAFSTVRKQFMRQTRFNYSHEYIPHGYMELTIPPKDGDFAMEPNYLHIWPRNTFMMIALPNMDKSFTCTLFMPFEEFEKLTTGEQVLGFFQTYFPDAIPLIGERELKHDYFLLPAQAMISVKCSSYHLASRCVLMGDAAHAVVPFYGQGMNAGFEDCLVFDELMDQFHNDLGACLLEFSRLRVPDDHAISDLAMYNYIEMRKHVNSTWFIFRKHVDNFLHILMPSTIVPLYTMVTFTRIRYHEALQRWKWQKKIINRGLFVMGAAGLCGTYLLIKRVARNLDVCLGNLWGWSHYLKNIGNFPFGAQVA; from the exons ATGGAGCCCAGTGACCCACAGGGGAAAAGGGTCGCCATTGTCGGCGGTGGTCTG GTGGGTGCATTAAATGCCTGTTTCTTTGCTAGACGAGGTTTCCATGTTGACGTTTATGAAGCCAGAGAAG ATATCCGGGTGGCCAGCTTTACCCGTGGCAGAAGCATTAACTTGGCCCTGTCCCACAGAGGACGCCAAGCCCTCCGAGCCGTGGGGATGGAAGAGCAG ATTGTGTCCAAAGGCATTCCCATGCAGGCAAGGAGGATACATACACCTTCAGGGAAGAAGTACTCCATCCCCTATGGGAAGAAGAATCAG TACATTCTCTCTGTGGACAGAGCAAACTTAAACAGAGAGCTGCTAACAG CTGCTGAGAAGTACTCCAACACTAAACTGTACTTTGGACACAAGCTCCTGGGGTGCAACGCAGAGTTGGGGAAGTTAACCATACAAAG GTCTGACCAGCGGCCCTTGGAATTCATCTACGATCTCATCGTGGGATGCGATGGAGCCTTCTCAACAGTCAGAAAGCAGTTCATGAGGCAAACGCGCTTTAACTACAGTCATGAGTACATTCCTCATGGCTATATGGAGCTGACCATCCCTCCCAAGGACGGAGAC tttGCCATGGAACCAAACTACCTCCATATCTGGCCGAGAAACACCTTCATGATGATTGCACTGCCCAACATG GACAAGTCCTTCACCTGCACGCTCTTCATGCCCTTTGAGGAATTTGAGAAGCTCACAACAGGCGAGCAAGTGCTGGGTTTTTTCCAGACCTACTTCCCAGATGCCATCCCCCTCATCGGAGA GCGAGAGCTGAAGCACGATTACTTTTTGCTGCCAGCCCAGGCCATGATATCTGTGAAGTGCTCTTCCTACCACCTTGCTTCCCGATGTGTGCTGATGGGAGATGCCGCACATGCTGTTGTGCCCTTCTATGGACAGGGCATGAATGCA GGCTTTGAGGATTGTCTGGTCTTTGATGAATTAATGGACCAGTTCCACAATGACCTTG GTGCCTGCCTCCTTGAATTCTCCAGGCTGAGGGTGCCAGATGACCACGCAATCTCAGATTTAGCCATGTACAACTACATAGAG ATGCGCAAGCACGTGAACTCAACGTGGTTCATTTTCCGGAAGCACGTAGACAACTTCCTCCACATCCTCATGCCTTCCACCATTGTCCCGCTGTACACCATG GTGACCTTCACCAGAATTCGCTACCATGAGGCACTTCAGCGctggaaatggcagaaaaag ATAATTAATCGAGGGCTTTTTGTCATGGGGGCAGCAGGACTGTGTGGCACCTACCTGCTCATAAAGCGGGTGGCACGGAACTTGGACGTCTGCCTGGGAAACTTGTGGGGCTGGTCCCATTATCTCAAGAATATTGGAAATTTTCCCTTTGGCGCACAAGTGGCTTAA
- the ITGB2 gene encoding integrin beta-2 — protein MSRDCCLWLLAVTWVLLLVTTAFAMECPKIKVGTCKDCIQSGPGCAWCKKPSFTKAGEPDSIRCDTMEQLQQRGCPRDEIEFPVNSITITQNSPLSSDTQLTPQEVHLKLRIGQPAVFEVKFRRAMGYPIDLYYLMDLSYSMLDDLEKVKKLGGELLRALESTTPSRRIGFGSFVDKTVLPFVNTHPEKLQNPCPNKDKKCQPPFAFKHILSLTDNAKKFESEVGKQFISGNLDAPEGGLDAMMQAAVCGDLIGWRNVTRLLVYATDDGFHFAGDGKLGAILTPNDGQCHLEDNMYKKSNEFDYPSVGQLVQKLAENNIQPIFAVTSKMVDVYKKLSEMIPKSAVGELNEDSSNIIELIQVAYNNLSSRIILDHSTLPDVLDVKYESICSKDKVISDEARGQCDNVKINDEVTFKVKVTAKECIKSQSFTIRPLGFTDTLTVHLDSNCNCNCNEQPDPTACSGKGSIVCGICSCNSGYTGKNCECETKGKTSKELEGSCRKDNSSVICSGLGDCVCGQCICHTSDVPDKQIYGTFCECDNMNCEFHNGSPCGGKDRGKCDCGECKCTPGYQGSACQCRKSTDGCLNIRGNECSHRGTCHCNRCQCREGYQPPFCQDCPGCPSPCGRYVSCVECKAFLSGPFEKNCSQACPNIQVTKELTGVSRQCREKDSQNCWISFRMVQEDGEEIYTVTVDPEKECPEPPNIALIVGGTVAGVALIGLVLLLIWRLLTELFDRREYRRFEKEKSKAKWNDADNPLFKSATTTVVNPRFNGQ, from the exons ATGTCCCGTGACTGCTGCCTCTGGCTGCTGGCAGTGACCTGGGTGTTGCTGCTGGTGACAACAG CCTTTGCCATGGAGTGCCCCAAGATCAAGGTGGGGACGTGCAAGGACTGCATCCAGTCCGGTCCCGGCTGCGCCTGGTGCAAGAAGCCG AGTTTCACCAAAGCTGGTGAGCCAGACTCCATCCGCTGCGACACcatggagcagctgcagcagaggggGTGCCCACGCGATGAGATTGAGTTTCCAGTGAACAGCATTACAATAACACAGAACAGTCCCTTAAGCAGCGACACACAGCTGACTCCCCAGGAGGTGCACCTGAAACTGAGGATAG GCCAGCCTGCTGTATTTGAGGTGAAGTTTCGCCGTGCCATGGGGTACCCCATTGATCTCTACTACCTCATGGACCTCTCTTACTCCATGCTGGATGACCTGGAGAAGgtgaagaagctgggaggggagctGCTCAGGGCGCTGGAGAGTACCACCCCTTCTCGCCGCATAG GGTTTGGCTCCTTTGTGGACAAGACGGTGCTGCCCTTTGTGAACACGCACCCCGAGAAGCTGCAGAACCCCTGCCCCAACAAGGACAAGAAATGCCAGCCACCCTTCGCCTTCAAGCACATCCTCTCGCTGACTGACAATGCCAAGAAGTTTGAGAGCGAAGTGGGGAAGCAGTTCATCTCAGGGAACCTGGATGCCCCCGAGGGGGGGCTGGATGCCATGATGCAGGCAGCGGTGTGCGGG GACTTGATAGGCTGGCGTAATGTGACCCGCTTGCTGGTGTATGCTACTGATGACGGCTTCCACTTCGCTGGTGACGGCAAGCTTGGGGCCATCCTGACACCCAACGATGGCCAGTGCCACTTGGAGGACAATATGTACAAAAAGAGCAACGAGTTT GACTACCCATCTGTCGGCCAGCTGGTCCAGAAACTTGCTGAAAACAACATTCAGCCCATTTTTGCTGTCACCAGTAAGATGGTGGATGTTTACAAG AAACTCAGTGAGATGATCCCAAAGTCAGCAGTGGGAGAGCTGAACGAGGACTCCAGCAACATCATTGAACTCATCCAGGTGGCCTACAAT AACCTCTCCTCACGGATCATCCTGGACCACTCCACCCTGCCAGACGTCCTGGATGTCAAATATGAGTCCATATGCAGTAAGGACAAGGTCATCTCGGATGAAGCGAGAGGGCAGTGTGACAATGTCAAGATCAATGATGAG GTCACCTTCAAAGTGAAGGTCACAGCCAAGGAGTGCATCAAAAGCCAGTCCTTCACCATCCGGCCGCTGGGTTTCACAGACACCCTCACCGTCCACCTCGATAGCAACTGCAACTGCAACTGCAACGAGCAACCTGACCCAACTGCCTGCAGTGGGAAAGGCAGCATTGTCTGTGGGATCTGCAG CTGCAATTCAGGCTACACGGGGAAGAACTGCGAATGCGAAACCAAAGGCAAGACCAGCAAGGAGCTGGAGGGCAGCTGCCGGAAGGACAACAGCTCGGTCATCTGCTCGGGGCTGGGGGACTGCGTGTGTGGGCAGTGCATCTGCCACACCAGCGACGTGCCTGACAAGCAGATCTACGGCACCTTCTGCGAGTGCGACAACATGAACTGCGAGTTTCACAACGGCTCTCCCTGTGGTGGCAAAG ACCGTGGGAAATGCGACTGCGGGGAGTGCAAGTGCACACCCGGGTACCAGGGCAGCGCCTGCCAGTGCAGGAAGTCGACGGACGGCTGCTTGAACATCCGCGGCAACGAGTGCAGCCACCGCGGGACCTGCCACTGCAACCGCTGCCAGTGCCGGGAGGGATACCAGCCCCCCTTCTGCCAGGATTGCCCCGGCTGCCCCTCGCCCTGTGGCAGATATGT CTCCTGCGTGGAGTGCAAGGCATTCCTGAGTGGCCCCTTCGAGAAGAACTGCTCCCAGGCCTGCCCTAACATCCAGGTGACCAAGGAGTTGACGGGGGTGAGCAGACAGTGCAGGGAGAAGGACTCCCAAAACTGCTGGATCTCCTTCCGCATGGTCCAGGAGGACGGCGAGGAGATTTACACCGTCACTGTCGATCCTGAAAAAG AGTGCCCAGAGCCTCCCAACATCGCACTGATCGTGGGCGGCACCGTGGCCGGCGTGGCCCTCATCGGCCTGGTGCTCCTGCTGATCTGGCGGCTCTTGACAGAGCTGTTTGACCGCCGGGAATACCGCCGGTTCGAGAAGGAGAAGTCCAAGGCCAAGTGGAACGAC GCTGATAACCCCCTCTTCAAGAGTGCCACCACCACAGTCGTGAACCCCAGGTTTAATGGGCAATGA
- the C7H21orf58 gene encoding uncharacterized protein C21orf58 homolog isoform X2 has translation MLQSALRRRKDLLQELKEQHLLEELSQPPAPAGGRCHNHRATPPHVYQIPFPGPQAEPPRIIQQTMPPQPATIIQQLPQPPPLITQIPPAQPFAAPRSGSIKEDMVEMMLMQNAQMHQLIMQNMMLKALPPMAFTQPAGASSPLLQHAQQDLQFAAPLAVKAERSRPSAVHHHHHYPPTGMLPVPHGGFPSTSMAHHWTGSMLPALPTWPTY, from the exons ATGCTCCAAAGTGCCCTAAGGCGAAGGAAAGATCTCCTGCAGGAGCTTAAG GAGCAGCACCTTCTGGAAGAGCTTTCACAGccccctgcaccagctggagGACGCTGTCATAACCACAGAGCTACCCCCCCACACGTCTACCAGATACCTTTTCCAGGTCCCCAAGCAGAGCCACCAAGGATTATCCAGCAGACG atgcCACCTCAGCCTGCCACCATCATCCAGCAGTTACCTCAGCCGCCCCCCCTGATCACGCAGATCCCCCCGGCCCAGCCTTTTGCAGCCCCCCGCTCTGGAAGCATTAAAGAAG ATATGGTAGAGATGATGCTGATGCAGAACGCTCAGATGCACCAGCTCATCATGCAGAACATGATGCTGAAGGCTCTGCCACCGATGGCGTTCACACAGCCTGCTGGAGCCAGCTCTCCCCTGCTTCAGCATGCACAGCAG GACCTGCAGTTTGCTGCTCCCCTGGCTGTGAAAGCAGAGAGGTCCAGGCCATCTGCagtgcaccaccaccaccactaccctCCCACAGGGATGCTCCCCGTGCCCCATGGGGGTTTCCCGTCCACATCCATGGCACATCACTGGACTGGGAGcatgctccctgccctgcctaC GTGGCCCACATACTGA